In Longimicrobiaceae bacterium, the sequence TCGACCCCCGCAACTTCGTCCTGGGGTGCACCCCGGCGGTGAACCTGTTCCGCCGGACCACGGAGCCCCTCCGCCTGCACCACCGCGCCCCCGAGTACCGGCTGGTACCCGACGTGCGCCGGGAGCGGACCACCGAGATCCACTCCATCGTCCGGGTCTCCGCCTCCTCCGACGGGAACGACGAGAGCCAGGTCATCCAGCCCTTCTACTCCTTCGCGCACGAGGTGCGCGGGCGCGAGCAGGCGGCGTTCTGGACCGCGCGGCGGCGCCCCACCGGGCGCAAGGACGTCCCGGGGACGGAGACCTGGCTCTCCTTCCTGGACCTGGGCTTCGACCCGGCGAAGCCCTCCCGGCAGACGGTGTACGCCCACACCCTCTGCACCAACCGCCACCTGGCGGAGCAGCTCCAGGACGCCGCGCTCCTCCAGATCGAGGAGACGGCGCCGCTGCACCGCATCGTGGCCCTCCACCCGCCCACCGCCCAGCTCGATCCGGCGCTCGGCGGGGCGGCGCAGTGGCGGCTGGTGTCGCACCTGTCGCTGAACCACCTGTCGCTCACCGGCGGCAAGGACGGGATCCGCGCGCTGCGCGAGATCCTGGGGCTGTACTCGGCGTTCGGGCAGCCCTCCATCGACGAGCAGATCCGCGGGATCGGGGAGATGGCCTGCCGGCCGGTGGTGCGGCGCGTGGGGGCGGACGCGTGGCGGGGCTTCTGCCGCGGCACAGAGGTCACCCTCACCTTCGACGAGGAGGCGTACGCCGGGAGCAGCGCCTTCCTCTTCGCGACGGTCCTCAACCAGTTCTTCGCGCTCTACGCCTCCGTGAACTCGTTCACGCAGCTGGTGGCGCGGAGCAAGCAGCGGGAGGGGGTATGGAAGCAGTGGCCGCCGCAGGCCGGCGAGCAGATCGTCCTGTAAGGGACCTCCTCTTCGAGGAGGAGTACCGCTTCGACTTCTACCAGGCCGTCCGCCTCCTGGAGCTGCTCTCCCCGGACGCCGGCCCGGTGGGGGAGGGGACGGAGCCCGAGAACGAGGTGGTCCGCTTCCGCTCCGCCACGGGGCTGGGCTTCCCGTCCTCCGACGTGGTGCGCGTGGGGAGCTCCGACGACGGCGACGGCCCCTGGGCGATGACCGTGTCGTTCCTGGGGCTCGCCGGCGGCCTCTCGCCGCTCCCGCGCTCCGTCACCGAGCTGTTGCTGAAGCGGGCCGCCAGGGGCGATACCGCGCTCCGGGACTTCCTGGACATCTTCAACCACCGGCTGGTGTCGCTGATGTACCGGGTCCGGAAGAAGCACCGGCTCGCCCTGGCGACGGTCTCGCCGGAGCGGACGGAGCTCGCCGGGCACCTGTACGCGCTGATGGGGCTGGGGACGCCGGAGCTCCGCGGGCGCCTGGGGGTGGAGGACCGCTCGCTCCTGGAGTACGCCGGGCTCTTCGCGCAGCGCCCGCGCTCCATGGTGGGGCTGGAGCAGCTCCTCACCGACTACTTCGGCGTCCCGGTGAAGGGCGAGCAGTTCCGGGGGCGGTGGCTGGAGCTGGAGGAGGACCAGCGGACCCGCATCGGCCGCCTGGGCGAGAACAACGCCCTGGGCGAGGGGGCGGTGCTGGGGTCGCGCGTCTGGGACCAGCAGGGGAGCTTCGAGCTGTGCGTGGGCCCCCTCACGCTGGAGCAGCTCCGCGACTTCCTCCCCACCGGCACGGCGTTCCGCCCCCTGAACGAGCTGACCCGCTTCTACGTGGGCACCGAGCTGGACTTCACCATACGGCTGGTCCTCCAGACCCCGGAGGTTCCCTGGTCACGCCTCGGCGCCGCCGGGACCACCCGGCTGGGACAGACGAGCTGGCTCAAGACGCAGCCCTTCGAGGAGGAGTTGAGGATGCTGACCAAGCAGGACATCCAGGCCGTCCGGGACCTGGCGATGGACGCCGCGGACGCCGCGACCGACGCGGCCGAGAGCCCCCAGGTGCAGACCCGGCTGGGCAACGCCTAC encodes:
- the tssG gene encoding type VI secretion system baseplate subunit TssG, producing MEAVAAAGRRADRPVRDLLFEEEYRFDFYQAVRLLELLSPDAGPVGEGTEPENEVVRFRSATGLGFPSSDVVRVGSSDDGDGPWAMTVSFLGLAGGLSPLPRSVTELLLKRAARGDTALRDFLDIFNHRLVSLMYRVRKKHRLALATVSPERTELAGHLYALMGLGTPELRGRLGVEDRSLLEYAGLFAQRPRSMVGLEQLLTDYFGVPVKGEQFRGRWLELEEDQRTRIGRLGENNALGEGAVLGSRVWDQQGSFELCVGPLTLEQLRDFLPTGTAFRPLNELTRFYVGTELDFTIRLVLQTPEVPWSRLGAAGTTRLGQTSWLKTQPFEEELRMLTKQDIQAVRDLAMDAADAATDAAESPQVQTRLGNAYAAAEEILQDFQSWKVRDDVGFLREEPSALAQAVAAVLAELLAVRNLGGLSPETAAVLNRLNHPDPCVGPGNMLVPAYRSGDAIRKLFYGGFSQAAKTYVRGIVNASVGLHYTCPGVPFGTHPPYNIAPHPASKQDYTIDHVKPVARHWNQKGRDMSRAARNQWLNKTSNLVPICSSCNTIKGSWYQGVQHNYNTVVGPNFTGMF
- the tssF gene encoding type VI secretion system baseplate subunit TssF; the protein is MSRRTQEELLDLYQSELTYLRRMGAAFAQSYPKVAGRLELGGDECPDPHVERLIEAFAFLTARIRLNLNEEFPEITSSLLEILYPHYLRPVPSMTVARFDVDPGQGKLTTGHRIPKHTGLFTQTPDGLHCRFRTCYPVTLWPVEVAHAAFESTARYDFVERMPRVSTVLRLRIQAMAGSLKELDLKTLRFYLNGEMRTASALYELLFAHTVQVAVLPEGTERPVLLPKTALRPVGLGADEEVIPYPPHSHPGYRLLQEYFTVPRKFLFFDLDHLDAHGSERHFDVLLLLDRRPAARLAVDPRNFVLGCTPAVNLFRRTTEPLRLHHRAPEYRLVPDVRRERTTEIHSIVRVSASSDGNDESQVIQPFYSFAHEVRGREQAAFWTARRRPTGRKDVPGTETWLSFLDLGFDPAKPSRQTVYAHTLCTNRHLAEQLQDAALLQIEETAPLHRIVALHPPTAQLDPALGGAAQWRLVSHLSLNHLSLTGGKDGIRALREILGLYSAFGQPSIDEQIRGIGEMACRPVVRRVGADAWRGFCRGTEVTLTFDEEAYAGSSAFLFATVLNQFFALYASVNSFTQLVARSKQREGVWKQWPPQAGEQIVL